In the Arachis hypogaea cultivar Tifrunner chromosome 20, arahy.Tifrunner.gnm2.J5K5, whole genome shotgun sequence genome, tataatataatttttcatcaaaatattttaaaaatataatttatttaaaatattatatataatacatgaaaatattaacttttttatttttttaaaaagaaataaataatataattttaaaaacatgcctatcatatattatatatttacttatattagtaagacctaaactaatcaaacttacgtaattaaaaatataaaacatataaatataaaaaaataaaagtattttagaaatattatgacatttgtatactaatttttcatatatatatagtaaattctactctattctttatattttaacatataaattACCCTATATGATATGTCACTTTCTAATTGGTTGTTATGTTAACTATGATTAAgctattttgtaattaaaaaattatttaaaagaataaatgtataatttgataaaatactaaaaactgAATCTTTGCTCTCTGCAACCTCGTTGTTTCTCTCTCTGATTGCTTTTCTGTGTTGATTTCAATTTGTAGTGGATCTGCGATTAGTTGAAGAGAGTGTATTTGGTCATGCTGCTATTTTGTAGTTGTCTTTTACTCTTTAGTTCACATAATTTCGTGTCACATATAAATTCTTGATTATCAGGATATATTAATCTATGATTTAGGGTCATCATAGATAATTATTACATATATTAAAGTGATGCTTGAATTAGATATGCATTTGATCCATCCTCTATTAGAATTTAAATTGGACTATATCAATTAGATCAAAGCCGTTCTTTGGAATGGTTATGAATCATTGGATCGTACACAAGATCTGTTGCATTAGATATTCAAAGGATACTTATATCTTTACTCTCCGTCCTGCTTCGAGTTACAGTGTATGTTCCTTCAACGTGCTTGAGTTATGAAGGAATAGTGGAAGGGAGAAAATATACTTCAGTCAACAGAAAATGTGTTTTTCAATAGAAGGGTGGAACAAATTTAAGTAATAATGATTTGGTAAAAGAAtataaatttactttttaatatttacaaaaattatataattatccatcttaaaaaaatatttaattataaaatggtCCTACTTTAGTTAAGATATTAACTCTCATTGagttaaattaactcaaattaaaattaaatatctaattaaaatgTGTCACATCATAGAGGCTAATTTACATGTTGTTTTAGAGAGTGTTGGGTAGAATTtacctatatatataaatttggtcgaaatagagaataaaaaatttaactaaaacaataaaaaaatacttgaaaataataaaaataaaaactgatcttattataaatatataattttaaatattatatatatgaaactttaaatattaattttaataaataaaaaatatttatttttatatttatatattttatatttttaattatgtaagtttgattagtttaggtcttactaatataagtaaatatataatgtaataggcatgtatttagaattatattattttcattctgtttttctaaaaaatataaaaaaaataaaaagggttaatattttcatgtattatatataatattttaaataaattatatttttaaaatattttgataaaaaattattttatataataatatctttaacaaaattagttaattaataaattttgaatataataatctaattatttgtcaagtaatataaaataaaattttaattattttatatttttatgttacagtttaaaattttattttaatatgattttttaatatcataaaaattttttgcataataattaatcttattaaataaagaatactcatatttttgtatttatgttttatatttaattatttaagaataaaagattctgttaccatttaaagtattgtgtattaaagtattgtcatttaaagtatttatttatgtactaagatattctgtatttattagagtccatcaatgctcttctttcatattagcctttgattttcatctaatcaAATCTAATGGTCGATATAAATGTGGCGCATTCAATAAGCACATAATGGTTGTGCTCGTTTTAGACATACCCCATCCTAATCATCGATGAGTTATTAAGTTGAATCCAATGTGCAcctttttccccttttaattttgttttggttcCGAATTCAATATATTTTAGCTTAAAGCTCAAACAAAGTTGTTCTATTATCTGCAAtagatttctcttcttttatatataaaaaaaagtttcgATTTTCAGTTAAGCTTTTTTGAGTATCGAGTTGCACCAAATAAAGGCATGTTTGGAATGGGGACGGTTACGGCCACAAATTTGGATGCTAGTGTTATATGGCAGTCTCAATCATCTTGAAAGTGACCAAAGCATTTTACGGCCTAAGGGTTATGTTATGTAAATGCAAATACCTATTTCATTAAcacaaataattttttcttttttctacggTCCTTGGTGaactttttgttgttgttagCATTTCAACTACAAACGCATTATTTGCAAATTTGTTTTCTTCAGTGGAAAAGAAAAGTCTAATAAACTTGTCCCACTGAAACTTCGCCCTGTAATTGCTTGCAAAGAAGCATGATCCCAAAATAATTAGACATTTGGTTGAGAAAGTGGTGGAGAACGGTTTATTCTCAACACTCAACAGATTCATATTACTCTTCAACCAAATTACCCATAAAACTGATAAATGTTAAATACATACTATCTCATTATGttattaaataaatagaatatcTGACAAAATTGTGTGTGCACATCTCTAATAAAATAGTCATGGGCACACATTTTTAAGAAGCAGCTTCGTTTCCTTTGTTTTATGTGGCGAAAAAGGTAGTGAAAAACACATTGCATTTTATTAAACTTTTCTGCTAAGTTTACAGATCAATTCACCTATGCAAATTTAACGCGTGTACGTCTGTAGAGCTTCCTTACAATAATATGAATGAAGAAAATTTCGaagatattttaataatatttatttaattacatagCAATCACCACAACATGCACAAGGGTGAAGCTTATAAGTCACAGCCAAATAAAGCATGCTAAATTATTGTTACTTTCTTCtctctttatttatatataaccCCACTCCAACCCACTCTTTCTTAACCTTCTAAACTAAAAAATCACTTCCTTCAAACTTTCAATTCacgctctctcttctctttctgttTCTGATCTCTTTTGCAAATGTCTCAAATCACAATAGAATCTCCAAAGCACTGTGCCAACAAACAAGGACTGAAAAGATTTGAGAGGAACTACAAGAAACTCTTCTTTGCATTCTCAGCATTCTTAACTACAATTCTAGCACTGATTCTCCTCATTTATCTCATCCTTCACCCTTCAAAGCCTCAATTCTCACTCAAAGAACTTGACATCTACCAACTCAACCTCTCAGGTCCAAATCTCAACACCACCATCAACCTCACCCTCCTCTCCAAGAATCCAAACCAGAAAGTTTCCATCTACTACGACGAAATCATAGTTTATGGAAGCTACAAGGGACAACAGATAACTGGTGACACTTATGTCCCTCCTTTCTACCAAGGCAATGAAGAGAGTAATCTCTTAACTGCTTCTTTGATTGGAAATGGTTTACCTGTGTCTccttcaattggttatgagtttggccGTGATCAAAGTTCTGGAAGACTTGTTTTGAACCTTAAGGCTAATGGCAAGCTTCGTTGGAAGGTTGGAACATGGGTCTCTGgccattacaggttcaatgtcaATTGTGTTTCTTTCATGGCTTTTGGACCCTCTctgccttctccttctcctcctctggCTTCAAAGCAGGGTTCTCACTGTTCTACCACACTTTAGACTTACCATACCATCCGTTTCAAAATGAAAGAATTATTATAGTGCTGATTAATTACAATACAATCATATATATCATAGCGAGCTCTTCAATCTTCAaagattttcttgttttttttttttttcagattttggtTGGCTTTGTATTAAAAGGTGTTTTGCAGCCACTAAAGTGATTCTTGTAAATAAAGTATATCAATGAATGAATGATAGGGTCAAAAGTTACTACAATTTGTGAgtgacaatgaaaaaaaaaaagatgcataTTAATCTTATCTCTGCTTCTAGTTTCAATATTGGGTTTTGCTATATGCATGTGGTGGTGGTAAAGATTAAATTTCACTGTCTTTTTATTAGTAGCTTTTGGGAGTGGATGCATGAATAGATATTGGGGtcacttttgttttcttttggttATTATTTTGTGGATACAAAGAACAAGTTTTTGAATGAAGAACGTTGTAAAATGAGATTCCAAAGAGAAAGAAATTGGTAGCTTTCTTTGGAGAATCTGCAGATTGTACATGTCAATTCGTTGCCTTTAAGAATCATCTATGATATACTCTTAATCAAACTTTTCGTAACCATGAATCaccttccatttttttttttgtgtctttaATTTGAGATTTGTCACACCTATGCATGTATCAATCGAATATATTTGGGGATTCTAACAGTTGAATGTGGTTAGTTGAACACTTACCGTTTTTGATGCTTCAGTATTTTTGTCTAAAGAAACATAGATACAACATtaaattaccaataatacttcctCTGTGCCAACAATTTTCTGCATACATAGCCTAAGCTGCAGTacagtatggagagactatgctatttgaactataactcattggctacaACATACTTTGtactaaatataaataatatataattaaatctttttatttgCGTTGCATGTATATAATTCCTACTTTGGTTAGATCAAAAGGTTTAGGGTGGTTGTATGTATATCGCTGTTTAAAGTTAAGAGAACAACTAGGGAACCAAAAGCATATCAGCCAAAAATCAGCCAAAATGTATTTGGGTTCCATGAAAAATCGAGTTTTGGTTTGTGCTCCGTGATCTCAGGAGCGATTTTcaaacatattattcaaaaaatgattttaattaaacagttttatttactttttggcTGGTCACattttggttccatatacttttcctaaaTAAAAAGATTATAATGCAAACAGAAGCAACTCACAACCGTTgcttttatgttaaaaataaaacagaaaaaggACAATTGTTCCAATACTTGGATAATTTACTTTTTATCTTGTATTGTGGCATAATACGATTAATTGTATAGATATTTAATTTAACCGATGAAATAATTTTCcttgcatattttatttaaacTTAGAGTATTGAATTTAAATTGAACTCTAAATATTAATTTATCACATCATTTCTATTCTTATAAAAGTAGTATAAAATTTGaggaatacttatgtaattttataGTATGTTTAACGTGTACTACAAAAGTTTATTTTTGCCAAACTTTAACGATGAGTTAGattgattattttatgtaaagagtaTATAAACAAACTTAGTATGTATACTATAATATATTATAGAGATAACTTAACATGTAATTTTTTAAggatattgaaaaaaattttcacaaaaaaaaagcaCTACAAATTTTATAATAAGAGTAAATCACCAAATTAAAATTGACTTTGAATGATCAAATTGTTAACAAAGGTATCCATTAAATTTGTTAACAACAAAAATACtgtaaaaaacttttaaaatatgaTAGATTATCCAAgacttaaatatatattttaaaaaaaatttagaaatcagattttgatgtaattttttatatatataattaaaaaaatgagatatttttatatttaaaatttgatgattttaTAATAACtgaatttttttacaatttttttgtagATAgccaaaagtatttttaaaaaataaaaaaaaattagaaaaaaaattttggtttcttttttaaacatatattttttaaataattatctaaatattcTATAAAATTCCATATTAAATACACAAGCCTTTTGCCGAATATATAAGTCATTTGctacttataaaaaatatttgtaattatttttattatattttaaaaatatttttgtcattaataaatttagaaaataattcGATCAGTGATTTATAATTAGCTGGCAAATTTTGTTGGTTTAAGCTTATAATAAAGTGTGCTAACGGTTTGAAGTCAGAACTCTCTGGTTACCTGCTACACTTAAGTTAGTAGAAAAATAA is a window encoding:
- the LOC112785053 gene encoding NDR1/HIN1-like protein 26; translated protein: MSQITIESPKHCANKQGLKRFERNYKKLFFAFSAFLTTILALILLIYLILHPSKPQFSLKELDIYQLNLSGPNLNTTINLTLLSKNPNQKVSIYYDEIIVYGSYKGQQITGDTYVPPFYQGNEESNLLTASLIGNGLPVSPSIGYEFGRDQSSGRLVLNLKANGKLRWKVGTWVSGHYRFNVNCVSFMAFGPSLPSPSPPLASKQGSHCSTTL